The DNA region TCTTGTTCGTTGGTTCGGGCATGGGGCGGGGAGATCTGACGGATGCCGAGTGGGAACGGCTGAGGCCGTTCCTGCCGGTCAGCAATAGGCGTTGTGGCCGGTGGCGGGACCACCGGCAGGTGATCGACGGGATTCTTCACCGGGTGCGGACCGGGGTGCACTGGCGCGATCTGCCCGAGCGGTTCGGGCCCTGGAAGACGGTCTACGAGCGCCATCGGCTGTGGTCGGCCGACGGCACCTGGGAACGCCTGCTGCAACAGGTCCAGGCCGCGGCCGACGCGGCCGGCGACATCGACTGGGACATCTCGGTCGACTCCACCGTCGTGCGCGCACACCAGCACGCGGCCGGCGCCCGGAGCGACCCGCCACCAGCCCTTGGACCAAAGGGGGATGGGCAGGGAGAACACCAGGACGAGACGCCGTGGCAGAGCCTCGTCGACCGCCTGGCGGAGGTGGTGCGGGAGGCGAGGGCCTGGGCCGCTCGCGCGGCGGCTTCACCACCAAGGTCCACCTGAGCGCGGACGGCCGCTGCCGCCCGCTGTCCCTGATCATCACCGCGGGACAGCGGGCGGACTGCACACAGTTCGAACCCGTCCTGGAGAAGATCCGGGTCCCGCGGACCGGCCCGGGCAGGCCCCGCAAGAGACCCGACAGCCTGGCCGCCGACAAGGCCTACAGCAACCGGCCGTGCCGCGCCTGCCTGCGCAGGCGCGGAATCCGGCACACCATCCCCGAGAAGACGGACAGCCGCGCCGCCCGCCTGCGCAAAGGCTCACGCGGCGGACGGCCACCAGGCTTCGACGAGGAGCGATACAAGAAGCGCAACACCGTCGAACGGGCCATCAACAAGCTCAAGCACGCCCGAGCCGTCGCCACCCGATACGACAAACGCGGATACGTCTACCTCGGCACCGTCACCGCAGCAGCCCTTGTTATCTGGCTCCGCACATGATCGACCGGACGGAACCTAGTACTGCAACGGTGCTTACTGTGATGAGGCTTCAGCTCCTGGGCTGTGGCCTCGTCTCTTGTAGTGGCTGGTCCGGGCCTGGTGCTGGCGTCGGCGGCGCCATCGGGACCAGTGCAGGACGTGGTCGATGCTGCGGCGGCCAGGCCGCGTGAGGCCGGTGATCAACCGGCGGATCTCGGGGACGGTGAGTGGGATCAGGCCTGGCGTTCGAGCAGGCCCGGCCCCTTTTCGAGGTGCTGGGCCCGCAAGACGGTGAGGTAGGCGTGGGCGGCCATGGCGAGGGTGACGTGCCGGTACCAGCCCGGGTAGCGGCGGACCTGGTAGTCGTCCAGGCCACACTGGCCCTTCGCGGTCTGGAAGCACTCTTCGATCGCCCAGCGGGCGCCGGCGACGGCTATCAGCTCGTTGAGGGTGGCGTCGGCGGGCGCGTAGGCGATGTAGTAGGCGACCTTCATCGGGTCGGTGACGCTGCGGCGGGCCAGGACCCAGTGCCTGCGGTCGGGTCGGTGCCACGGTCGGACCTCGACGCGGGCCCAGTCGTAGATCCGCAGACCATGGGCGCCCTCGCCGCAGGACCGGCGCTTCCACTTCTGCCGGGGTAGGCCGGCGACCAGGTCGTGGAGGCGGTGGTCCATGGCCTGCCGGGTGACGACGGTGTCGTGCCGGGTGGTGGCCACGACGTGGAAGACGTCGGCCTGCTCCAGCTCGAAGCGCCAGCTCTTGCTGTAGCCGTAGCCCGCGTCCGCGGTCACCCAGCGGAACGGGATTCTGTCGTCGATCGCGCGGCGGACCATCGCCCTCGCGAGCTGGACCTTGGTGGCGAACTCGCGCTCGTCGCCGATCCCCGCGTCCCGGCAGCGTTCCCGGTCGTCCGTCCAGGATTTCGGCAGGTAGAGAGCCCGGTCGATCAGGGTCCGGCCGTGCGTGCTCGCGTAGGCGAGGAAGACCCCGACCTGGCAGTTCTCGGTGCGGCCGGCGGTGCCGGAGTACTGCCTTTGGACCCCGGCCGACCGCACGCCCTTCTTCAGGAACCCGGTGTCGTCCACGATCAGCACACCGCCCGGGTCGGCCAGGTGCTCGATCACGTACTCGCGCACGTCGTCGAGCACCGCGTCCGCGTCCCAGTCGATCCGGTTCAGCAGCCGCTGGATCCGATCCGGGCCGCCATGGCCGGCCTCCTCTGCCACCGTCCAGCCGTTCTTGCGCTCCAGTGGAGCCAGTAGGCCCCGCATGTAGGCCAGCGCCGACTCCCGCGACTCGCTCCGCGCGAACCGGTGGGCAAACCGCTCATGCAACCCGGCAAGCCCGTCCGACCAACGACGAGCATCGACCTCGGATATGTCCCCACCCATGAACAGCCCAACGAGCGAACCCGACAACCGTCACGGTAAGCACCGTTGCAGTACTAGGCGTGCTGTCCCGTCAGCCGTCGCTCCGGCCCCCGGACGGGTACCGGGGCAGGACCGCCAGCACACGCGTCCCGCTGTCCCGGGACAGCCGGTCGACGGTGCAGCGGCCGCCGATCTCCGCCGCCCGGTCCGCCATCGAGCGCAGACCGACCCCGCCGGACGGCTCGTCCCCGGACGGCTGCGGCTCCCCGAGCCCGACCCCGACCCCGTCGTCCTGGACGGTGAGCGTCAGGTGCCGGTCGTCCACCCGCAGGGAGACCCGGGCCCGGGCGGCCCGGGCGTGCCGCAGCACGTTGTTCAGCGCCTCGGCGGCGATCCGGTACGCGGCCACCTCGACGGCGGCGGGCAGGTCGGGCAGCGGGTCCGGCTCCAGCACGGCGGTGACGGCGAGCCCGTCGCCGCTGAACGAGGCCGCCAGCTGCTGCACGGCCCGGGCCAGGCCGAACTCGCCGAGCTGGGCGGGACCGAGCCGGTCGGTGATCCGCCGGACCTCCTTGATCGCCATCGCCAGCTCCTCGGAGATCCCGTCCAGCGTCTCCGCGAGCCGTCCGGCCGCCTGGCGGCTCACGGCCGGACGGCCGTTCCCGCCCGGGCAGCCGGTGCCGCCCCCGGCCTCCGCCGGTGTCGCGGCCTCCGCCGGTGTCGCCGCTTCCACCGGTTCCGCCGCCCCCGCCATCGAGGCCGAGGCCGAGGCCGCGTTGTCCACCCGCAGCCGCAGCCCGGCCAGCGTCGGACCGAGCCCGTCGTGGATGTCCCGGCGCAGACAGCGCCGCTCCTCCTCGCGCGCCGCGACGATCTGCTCCCGGCTCGCCTGCAGGTCCTCCAGCAGCCGCAGGGAGGCGACGGCCGGCGAGGCCTGGTCGGCCAGCGAGCGCAGGATGTCGACGTCGCTCGCGTCCAGCCGCTCCTCGCCCGCCCGCAGCGCGACCGTCAACTCGCCGATCACCACGCCGTGGTGAACCAGCGCGAAGCCCTGGCGGTGCCCGTCCGGGCGGCCGACGGAGGCCAGCGGACGGTTCCCGGCCCGGGTGGCGACGGTCAGCGCGACGCCCGGCAGCCGCAGCTCCTCCGCGACGGCCGTGCACAGCGCGGCCGGCAGCCGGCCGGGCTCGACCACCTGCCGGACCTGACCGGCCAGCGCGCGCAACACCTGGTAGGGCTGGGCCCGTTCGCCGTAGTAGAGCCGGTCGACCAGGCCGACGGCCCGGCGGGTGGCCCGCGGCAGTCCCGCGCCCAGCCCGTAGACCAGGGCGATCAGCAGCAGCGCCGCCGCGCCCCGGCCCGGCAGCAGCCACCCGGAGAGCACGGCCGCGCAGAGCACGAACAGCAGGGTGAGGCCGGTGGCGAGCAGCAGCCCGGTGAGCACCGACCGGGCCGCCCGGTCCAGCCGCCACCCGCCGTCGCGGACCACCAGGTACGCGACGGCGACGGCCCAGACCGCGCCGGCCGCGGTGAACAGCGCATAGCTCAGCCAGTACTCGTACTCGAACCGGCGGGTGTAGTAGTCCTGCATGCCCGCCCAGAGCAGGTAGGCGCCCAGCATCCCCGCCACGTGCGCCCGGTGCCGTGGCGAGGCCGCCGCGTCCCCGCCGCCCCGCCCGGTCGGCGGCCGGACCAGCCGGGCCAGCAGGACGGCTGCCGAGACGCCGACCAGCAGGTAGTTGACCGGGTCGTAGAGGCCGTCCAGGCGGTCCGAGACGGATCCGAGGAGGCTCGCGGGCGCGGTGCCGGCGAGCGGGCCGGGGCGGCCGAAGACGGTCGACCGGTCCAGGAAGGACATCCCGTCGGGGACCACCCAGAGTGCGACCGCCCCGATGTAGAGCCACCAGCGCCGGGTGGTGAGCCGCCCGGCAGGCAGCCAGAGCGGCAGCACGTAGAACAGCGTCTGGCTGATCGTGTCGCAGACCCCGCGGACCACCGCGACCGCCCCCACGATCCCGGGGTCGGAGACCTCCACCCACACCGGTGCGGCGGCGGCGCTCGGCAGCATCGACGTCAGCGCGTAGACGAGCATCACCCAGCCGAGCGGACTTCCCGGCCGGTGCGCGTGCAGCAGCATCCCGGCGCCGGCGGTCGGCAGCGCGTAGAGCAGGATGGCGAGCTGGTCCCGGGGGCGGTCCACCCCGGGGTCGCCGAGGTGGACCAGCACGTAGCAGACCCAGGCCGTGGCGACCGCCAGGCAGAGCGCGGTGAGGATCGCGGCGCCGGTCAGCCGGCGCTGCGCGGGTGTCCGGCGCGGGGCGGTCCGGGCGGCCCCCCGGGCCTTGGACCGGGGCCGACCGGACCGGCGCCGGGGGGAGATCAGCGTGGTCATGGCACCGCCTCGGAAGGGACTGGGGATGGGCCCGTCGGCGCGCCGGCCGCCGGGCCGGTCGCCGGGACCAGTCTCGGCCGCCCGCCGTCCCGGGCGCATGGGGCAGCGGTCTCGTTCTCCCCGGTCCCGGTCTCCGTCCTCCCGTTCGCCCCGGTCGGCGCCGCCCGGCCCGGTCCGCCCGGCCGAGGGCCGGGGGCGGTTCGCGTGCCGTCCGCCCGCCCGCTCCGCGGCACGACCCC from Kitasatospora sp. NBC_00458 includes:
- a CDS encoding sensor histidine kinase, producing MTTLISPRRRSGRPRSKARGAARTAPRRTPAQRRLTGAAILTALCLAVATAWVCYVLVHLGDPGVDRPRDQLAILLYALPTAGAGMLLHAHRPGSPLGWVMLVYALTSMLPSAAAAPVWVEVSDPGIVGAVAVVRGVCDTISQTLFYVLPLWLPAGRLTTRRWWLYIGAVALWVVPDGMSFLDRSTVFGRPGPLAGTAPASLLGSVSDRLDGLYDPVNYLLVGVSAAVLLARLVRPPTGRGGGDAAASPRHRAHVAGMLGAYLLWAGMQDYYTRRFEYEYWLSYALFTAAGAVWAVAVAYLVVRDGGWRLDRAARSVLTGLLLATGLTLLFVLCAAVLSGWLLPGRGAAALLLIALVYGLGAGLPRATRRAVGLVDRLYYGERAQPYQVLRALAGQVRQVVEPGRLPAALCTAVAEELRLPGVALTVATRAGNRPLASVGRPDGHRQGFALVHHGVVIGELTVALRAGEERLDASDVDILRSLADQASPAVASLRLLEDLQASREQIVAAREEERRCLRRDIHDGLGPTLAGLRLRVDNAASASASMAGAAEPVEAATPAEAATPAEAGGGTGCPGGNGRPAVSRQAAGRLAETLDGISEELAMAIKEVRRITDRLGPAQLGEFGLARAVQQLAASFSGDGLAVTAVLEPDPLPDLPAAVEVAAYRIAAEALNNVLRHARAARARVSLRVDDRHLTLTVQDDGVGVGLGEPQPSGDEPSGGVGLRSMADRAAEIGGRCTVDRLSRDSGTRVLAVLPRYPSGGRSDG
- a CDS encoding IS5 family transposase (programmed frameshift) — encoded protein: MGRGDLTDAEWERLRPFLPVSNRRCGRWRDHRQVIDGILHRVRTGVHWRDLPERFGPWKTVYERHRLWSADGTWERLLQQVQAAADAAGDIDWDISVDSTVVRAHQHAAGARSDPPPALGPKGDGQGRTPGRDAVAEPRRPPGGGGAGGEGLGRSRGGFTTKVHLSADGRCRPLSLIITAGQRADCTQFEPVLEKIRVPRTGPGRPRKRPDSLAADKAYSNRPCRACLRRRGIRHTIPEKTDSRAARLRKGSRGGRPPGFDEERYKKRNTVERAINKLKHARAVATRYDKRGYVYLGTVTAAALVIWLRT
- a CDS encoding IS701 family transposase; translated protein: MGGDISEVDARRWSDGLAGLHERFAHRFARSESRESALAYMRGLLAPLERKNGWTVAEEAGHGGPDRIQRLLNRIDWDADAVLDDVREYVIEHLADPGGVLIVDDTGFLKKGVRSAGVQRQYSGTAGRTENCQVGVFLAYASTHGRTLIDRALYLPKSWTDDRERCRDAGIGDEREFATKVQLARAMVRRAIDDRIPFRWVTADAGYGYSKSWRFELEQADVFHVVATTRHDTVVTRQAMDHRLHDLVAGLPRQKWKRRSCGEGAHGLRIYDWARVEVRPWHRPDRRHWVLARRSVTDPMKVAYYIAYAPADATLNELIAVAGARWAIEECFQTAKGQCGLDDYQVRRYPGWYRHVTLAMAAHAYLTVLRAQHLEKGPGLLERQA